The following proteins are co-located in the Pseudomonas synxantha genome:
- a CDS encoding DUF1329 domain-containing protein yields the protein MKRQIALSIALLGFAASSIAAVSPEEAAQIGKTLTAFGSIQAGNAEGTIPAYTGGLTKAPADFKPESGFWADPFRDEKPLFRITAQNVAQYADKLSEGQKEVLKKYPDYYFDIYPSHRTTAYPQDVLAATTRNATGCNTTKEGLAVDVACRGGLPFPIPKTGNEVIWNQQLRYKIGHGYSTTSSSNSWVIDANGSRTKAAEQATFEEQPYYQTEQPDRDPNMYARVYSLNNYPARRSGEVTGINDYMDPTTKPRRAFSYSPGQRRVKLAPEFSFDTPVASQGGVTLFDELQMFSGSQDRFDYKLVGRKEMYIPYNAYKFYFECKQDDQFLTHHANPACERWELHRVWVVEATLKPGKRHVYSKRTYYLDEDTYGIGLYDAWDQSGALYRAIFLSGVQLYDKTLPYNVKNVVYDFNKGMWALLNDGLKGGYKFVDKPRSERDMNPEAIVARETQR from the coding sequence ATGAAACGACAAATTGCCTTGTCCATCGCACTGCTTGGCTTTGCTGCCAGCAGCATCGCCGCCGTCAGCCCGGAAGAAGCGGCGCAGATCGGTAAAACCCTCACTGCATTTGGGTCGATTCAGGCAGGTAATGCCGAAGGCACCATTCCGGCCTACACCGGTGGCCTGACCAAGGCTCCTGCAGACTTCAAGCCCGAAAGTGGCTTTTGGGCCGACCCGTTCCGTGATGAGAAACCCCTGTTCCGGATTACCGCGCAGAACGTGGCGCAATACGCCGACAAGCTCAGCGAAGGGCAAAAAGAAGTCCTGAAGAAATACCCCGATTATTACTTCGATATTTACCCCAGCCATCGCACCACGGCCTACCCGCAGGATGTGCTGGCTGCAACCACGCGCAATGCCACCGGCTGCAACACCACCAAGGAAGGCCTGGCAGTGGACGTCGCCTGCCGTGGCGGCTTGCCGTTCCCGATCCCCAAGACCGGCAACGAGGTGATCTGGAACCAGCAACTGCGCTACAAGATCGGCCATGGCTACTCCACCACCAGCTCGTCCAACAGCTGGGTGATAGACGCCAATGGCTCGCGGACCAAGGCCGCCGAACAGGCGACGTTCGAGGAGCAGCCGTACTACCAGACCGAGCAGCCGGACCGTGACCCGAACATGTATGCGCGGGTGTACTCGCTGAATAACTACCCGGCGCGGCGTTCTGGCGAAGTGACCGGCATCAACGACTACATGGACCCCACCACCAAGCCGCGTCGTGCGTTCAGTTATTCACCGGGTCAACGCCGGGTGAAACTGGCCCCCGAGTTTTCCTTCGATACCCCGGTGGCAAGCCAGGGCGGCGTGACCCTGTTCGACGAACTGCAAATGTTCTCCGGCAGCCAGGACCGCTTCGACTACAAGCTGGTGGGCCGCAAGGAAATGTACATCCCGTACAACGCCTACAAGTTCTACTTCGAGTGCAAGCAGGACGACCAGTTTCTCACCCACCACGCCAACCCGGCGTGCGAGCGTTGGGAGCTGCACCGCGTGTGGGTAGTGGAAGCCACGTTGAAACCGGGCAAGCGTCACGTCTACAGCAAGCGTACCTATTACCTGGATGAAGACACCTACGGCATCGGCCTGTATGACGCCTGGGACCAGAGCGGCGCGTTGTACCGTGCGATCTTCCTCAGTGGCGTGCAGCTGTACGACAAGACCCTGCCGTACAACGTCAAGAACGTGGTGTACGACTTCAACAAAGGCATGTGGGCACTGCTCAACGACGGCCTGAAGGGCGGCTACAAGTTCGTCGATAAACCCCGCTCCGAACGGGATATGAACCCCGAGGCGATCGTGGCGCGCGAAACCCAGCGCTAG
- a CDS encoding WD40/YVTN/BNR-like repeat-containing protein, with product MISQRLVRLSNPLTRVLNIALIAALMAAGHAQAAAALIDPLQEPASLLEGPLASPLLGVARAGDALVSVGLHGLIQRSRDNGQTWEQVPSPVSSDFVQVRFSDAQNGWIVGHDCVVLHSTDGGLSWAVQMDGRQLLGVLNSVYGQRAESGDQDAADMVQEVSRAMGSSATADVLPVPLLDVLFDAQGHGFAVGAFGMILRSEDAGKTWLPWIERADNPKRMHLYGLAEHNGTFYISGEQGLLLRLDNQQQRFVKIDTPYTGTYFGVRAFDQLLLAFGLRGNLFASRDDGQSWQALDTQLNGSLVSIVEQGAALIVVSQGGQLVKVDRQTLHVTKLANGRVGEVYAASATEQAGSLVVARFNGAKVIDIAKAD from the coding sequence ATGATTAGCCAACGCCTTGTACGACTTTCCAACCCGCTCACGCGAGTGCTGAACATTGCCCTGATCGCCGCGCTGATGGCGGCAGGTCATGCGCAGGCAGCCGCTGCGCTGATCGACCCGCTGCAAGAGCCGGCCAGCCTGCTCGAAGGCCCACTGGCGTCGCCGTTGCTGGGCGTTGCACGTGCCGGCGATGCGTTGGTGAGTGTGGGCCTGCACGGCCTGATCCAGCGCTCGCGCGACAACGGCCAGACCTGGGAGCAAGTGCCCAGCCCGGTCTCCAGTGACTTTGTGCAAGTGCGTTTCAGTGACGCGCAAAACGGTTGGATTGTCGGCCACGATTGCGTGGTACTGCACAGCACCGATGGTGGCCTCAGTTGGGCGGTGCAAATGGATGGCCGGCAATTGCTCGGCGTCCTCAATAGCGTCTATGGCCAACGCGCCGAGAGCGGTGACCAGGACGCGGCGGATATGGTCCAGGAAGTCAGCCGCGCGATGGGCTCGTCGGCGACGGCTGATGTACTGCCGGTGCCATTGCTCGACGTGCTGTTTGACGCACAAGGCCACGGCTTTGCGGTCGGCGCCTTCGGCATGATCCTGCGCAGCGAGGATGCCGGGAAAACCTGGCTGCCGTGGATCGAACGGGCGGACAACCCCAAGCGCATGCACCTGTATGGCTTGGCTGAGCACAACGGTACGTTCTACATCAGTGGTGAACAGGGGCTGTTGCTGCGCCTGGACAACCAACAGCAACGTTTCGTGAAAATCGACACCCCGTACACCGGGACCTATTTCGGCGTGCGTGCTTTCGACCAGCTGCTGCTGGCGTTCGGGCTACGCGGCAATCTGTTTGCCAGTCGCGATGACGGCCAGAGCTGGCAGGCCCTGGACACTCAACTCAATGGCAGCCTGGTGAGCATTGTCGAACAGGGCGCAGCCCTGATCGTGGTGAGCCAGGGCGGGCAACTGGTCAAGGTGGATCGCCAGACCCTGCACGTCACCAAACTGGCCAATGGGCGAGTGGGCGAGGTGTACGCCGCCAGCGCCACCGAGCAGGCCGGGAGCCTGGTCGTTGCGCGCTTCAACGGCGCCAAGGTCATCGATATCGCCAAGGCTGATTAA